One segment of SAR202 cluster bacterium DNA contains the following:
- a CDS encoding CoA transferase, translating to MTNASGALSGVRVVTCSTAQAGTVPYMLMADLGAEVIKIEVPNVGDNSRKSGDIKNGISSYFETNNRGVKSITLNLKLPEAQKILHELVATAEIFGQNFRPGAAERYGFGYEQLKKINPALVYASISAYGPDGPDSNLKGTDSVGQALAGVTEAFSIPGQQMRTGVVSIADETCAIVTFGGVLAALIHARATGQGQKIETSLIGSAFRLMGWTMATAMWRNQPPITGARINGSRERAGIAACFNDADGKPLAIQLGANDWIPALKLLGFHETMEKNGLADLGISFESDDKKNQILNQLSELFATNKRDHWVGLLREADMVAAPVNSMLEASEDPNMIANGYVQKMTYPNGETLKIHGTPWKLSETPSKPGIAPDLGAHNKEILNSLGYDDQAIENLKEIKAI from the coding sequence ATGACAAATGCATCTGGAGCACTTTCAGGAGTTCGTGTTGTAACATGTTCTACTGCACAAGCAGGAACAGTTCCGTATATGCTTATGGCTGACCTGGGTGCTGAAGTTATTAAAATAGAAGTCCCTAATGTTGGAGACAACTCAAGAAAATCAGGAGACATCAAAAATGGAATTAGTTCCTATTTTGAAACTAATAATCGCGGGGTAAAAAGCATAACATTAAATCTTAAATTACCTGAGGCACAAAAGATTCTTCATGAATTAGTAGCTACAGCCGAAATATTTGGTCAAAATTTCAGACCAGGGGCAGCTGAGCGTTATGGGTTTGGTTATGAACAACTAAAAAAAATCAACCCAGCACTTGTTTATGCAAGCATTTCAGCTTATGGTCCAGATGGTCCTGATTCAAATTTAAAAGGTACTGATTCTGTTGGTCAAGCACTTGCCGGTGTCACTGAAGCTTTTTCTATACCTGGTCAACAAATGAGAACCGGAGTTGTTTCAATAGCTGATGAAACATGTGCAATAGTAACATTTGGTGGTGTACTTGCAGCACTCATTCATGCACGAGCAACAGGTCAAGGCCAAAAAATTGAAACCTCACTTATAGGAAGTGCTTTTCGATTAATGGGATGGACAATGGCAACGGCAATGTGGAGAAATCAACCCCCTATTACTGGAGCAAGAATAAATGGAAGTCGAGAACGTGCTGGAATTGCTGCATGTTTTAATGATGCAGATGGGAAACCATTAGCAATACAACTTGGTGCCAATGATTGGATTCCAGCTCTAAAGCTTCTAGGTTTTCATGAAACAATGGAGAAAAACGGATTAGCTGATCTTGGGATATCATTTGAATCTGATGATAAAAAAAATCAGATACTTAATCAATTATCAGAATTGTTTGCAACAAACAAACGAGATCATTGGGTAGGATTGTTGCGAGAAGCTGATATGGTTGCAGCTCCTGTGAACAGCATGTTAGAAGCTTCGGAAGATCCTAATATGATAGCTAATGGCTATGTACAAAAGATGACATATCCAAATGGTGAGACATTAAAAATTCATGGCACACCTTGGAAACTTTCTGAAACACCTAGTAAACCTGGTATAGCACCCGACCTTGGTGCTCATAACAAAGAGATACTTAATTCGTTGGGTTATGACGATCAGGCTATAGAAAATCTCAAAGAAATTAAAGCTATATAG
- a CDS encoding EthD family reductase encodes MIVVSMFFPNTNQTKFDNIYYRNSHYKIVRNLLDPLGLVEIEMLAGVSDTSPETPPKYHAITNFKFKSIENVHNAFTQTAKTIIIDSQNFTNTKPLFQISEIIV; translated from the coding sequence ATGATTGTTGTTAGTATGTTTTTTCCAAACACAAATCAAACAAAATTTGATAATATTTATTATCGAAATTCTCATTATAAAATTGTAAGAAACCTTTTAGATCCTTTAGGTTTAGTTGAAATTGAAATGCTAGCAGGAGTATCGGATACTAGTCCAGAAACTCCGCCTAAATATCATGCTATTACTAATTTTAAGTTTAAATCTATTGAAAATGTCCATAATGCCTTCACGCAAACAGCCAAAACAATCATTATAGATAGCCAGAATTTCACAAACACTAAACCTCTTTTTCAAATATCCGAAATTATAGTATAA